The Microterricola viridarii nucleotide sequence GGTCGCGCCGCTCGATGATCATCCCCGCCATGCTGGGACACACCATCGCAGTGCACGACGGTCGCAAGCACATTCCGGTGTTCGTCACCGAAACCATGGTCGGGCACAAGCTCGGCGAGTTCGCGCCCACTCGCACCTTCCGTGGTCACGTGAAGGACGACAAGAAGGGCCGTCGCCGCTAACGCGGTGACGTGAAGGAGGAGAAGAAATGGTGGAGTCGATCGCACGCGTGCGACACATCCGCGTCACCCCCCAGAAGGCTCGTCGCGTTGTCAACCTGATCCGCGGCAAGCAGGCACAGGAAGCTCTGGCAATCCTGAAGTTCGCCCCTCAGGGTGCGAGCGAGCCCGTGTACAAGCTGGTTGCCTCGGCAATCGCCAACGC carries:
- the rpsS gene encoding 30S ribosomal protein S19 produces the protein MPRSLKKGPFVDDHLLRKVITANEANNKNVIKTWSRRSMIIPAMLGHTIAVHDGRKHIPVFVTETMVGHKLGEFAPTRTFRGHVKDDKKGRRR